A DNA window from Betta splendens chromosome 6, fBetSpl5.4, whole genome shotgun sequence contains the following coding sequences:
- the LOC114857969 gene encoding F-box/LRR-repeat protein 14-like: protein MKATSAAKSSLPAAMFEMERHISCLFPEILAIIFSYLDVKDKGRVAQVCAAWRDASYHKSVWRGVEAKLHLRRANPSLFPSLQTRGIKKVQILSLRRSLSYVIQGMPHIESLNLCGCFNLTDNGLGHAFVQDIPSLRVLNLSLCKQITDSSLGRIAQYLKNLEVLELGGCSNITNTGLLLIAWGLHRLKSLNLRSCRHVSDVGIGHLSGMTRSAAEGCLSLEKLTLQDCQKLTDLSLKHVSKGLNKLTVLNLSFCGGISDAGMIHLSHMTHLCSLNLRSCDNISDTGIMHLAMGSLRLSGLDVSFCDKIGDQSLAYIAQGLYQLKSLSLCSCHISDDGINRMVRQMHELKTLNIGQCVRITDKGLELIADHLTQLTGIDLYGCTRITKRGLERITQLPCLKVLNLGLWQMTESERVR from the exons ATGAAG GCGACGTCTGCCGCTAAAAGCAGTCTGCCCGCAGCCATGTTTGAAATGGAAAGGCATATATCGTGCCTTTTCCCGGAGATCCTGGCCATTATTTTCAGTTATCTGGACGTTAAAGACAAAGGAAGAGTAGCTCAAGTCTGCGCGGCCTGGAGAGACGCATCCTATCACAAGTCGGTGTGGAGGGGGGTGGAAGCCAAGCTCCATCTGCGCCGAGCTAACCCCTCTCTGTTCCCCAGTCTGCAGACCAGGGGCATCAAAAAAGTTCAAATTCTCAGCCTGAGACGCAGTCTGAGCTACGTGATTCAAGGGATGCCACACATCGAAAGCCTTAACCTGTGCGGTTGTTTCAACCTCACGGACAACGGACTCGGGCATGCCTTTGTGCAGGACATCCCATCCCTGCGGGTACTCAACCTCAGCCTTTGTAAACAGATCACAGACTCCAGTCTGGGCAGGATTGCCCAGTACCTCAAAAACCTGGAGGTGCTTGAACTGGGAGGATGCAGTAACATTACAAACACGGGCCTGTTGCTCATTGCTTGGGGCTTGCATAGATTAAAGAGCCTTAACCTTCGCAGTTGCAGGCACGTGTCAGATGTGGGCATCGGTCACCTGTCTGGCATGACCCGCAGTGCTGCAGAGGGCTGTCTGTCCCTGGAGAAGTTAACCTTGCAGGACTGCCAGAAGCTGACGGATCTTTCACTCAAGCATGTTTCAAAAGGCCTGAACAAGCTCACAGTGCTTAACCTTAGCTTCTGTGGAGGAATATCTGATGCAGGGATGATCCACTTGTCACACATGACCCACCTCTGCAGCCTGAACCTGCGATCGTGTGATAACATCAGTGACACGGGGATAATGCATCTGGCCATGGGTTCCCTTCGCCTCTCAGGGCTCGATGTCTCGTTCTGTGATAAGATCGGTGACCAGAGCCTTGCGTACATCGCCCAGGGACTGTATCAGCTGaagtccctctctctctgttcctgcCATATCAGTGACGATGGCATTAACAGGATGGTGCGCCAGATGCATGAACTCAAAACTCTCAACATTGGACAGTGTGTGAGGATCACAGACAAAGGGCTGGAGTTGATAGCCGACCACCTGACCCAGCTGACGGGGATTGATCTCTACGGTTGCACCAGGATCACCAAAAGAGGTCTGGAGAGGATAACGCAGCTCCCGTGCCTTAAAGTGTTAAATCTGGGACTGTGGCAGATGACTGAAAGTGAGCGTGTCAGATGA